The following is a genomic window from Phaseolus vulgaris cultivar G19833 chromosome 6, P. vulgaris v2.0, whole genome shotgun sequence.
ctaattgttttaaaaatgaTTGACTATATTATGGTAAATCATTGTTTTTAAGAGTTATATGGAATCttattgaatgaaattaaacaataattttcaaattaaggTAATGACCATAGCAGCATCAATTACAGGAACTGACAATATAATTAGTCTAACACGTCTTTCaggaatcaaataaaaaaaatcagagaTAATTCTAATTTATATCAGAATCTTGAAATACCTGCCTTGACTCAACGTTTACTAACAAGGGGATCAATTGCCTCCCCCAAACCCCCCATTTGTGAATGGTTAAAGTGGATGTTGAGGTTAAATCAATCACTCTTTTATGACAAAGAGATCAATCCAGTTAACCCCACCTCATTAGATATATTCTCCTTCTTTTCAGTGATGCACAATCTCAAGAAACCATTCCATCACTCATCCCCAGTACATACTGAAAGAAGTCGATCACCGTGAAGGTGTCTGTATGTACccatttattaatttttcacCATCTTTCTTATTGTTGCATTGCACCAACTACCTAGTTATGAAGACAAAATCATATCACTCTGTCCGAAATACCACCCACTTAGCAAAACTATGAATGATCGATATTTGTTGTCTGTATATATACctaaaattgtattaaaaaaactCAAACACATGATTCTAATCGTATCTCGTTTCCTTCCAAATTCAGACATACTATTCTATCTATAACTTAGAAACATATCACATTACTAAAACTGACACATGAAAACATGAAAAATGGCAAGCAATATGCTAAAAGCGAGTCACAGCATATTACAGATATAAAAGTATTTACTACATCAAAGATGAAAACTAGaaagctaaaaaaaaataaggaaagtTGTTGTCAAATCCATTTTTcctttaaacaaattttaataatctccagaatcttaaaataaataaagtagtTCAATGACAATTGCCTTGCTTGGACTGAAAAAAATCAAGATCATGTACCCATGTACGCACGCACTCGAAATGGAAACTACTACTACAACAACGTACCAATCGAAATGCTCCACGCACTCCAGAAAGGCGTTTCTCCTCCTCGGCTGATCTCGAAACTACAGCGTCGGAATCCGATTCCAGCTGTCCCTCGAGATCTGCGGAACTCTTTCGTGTGCGATCCGCCATCCCCAAATCCATGTAGAACACAAAACCTACGAAGAACACGTAGAAGGCAACGAATCCGACGGCCTGCCAAAGGAAAATCTCGGCGCTGAGGTAGACGTAGAAGAGGAACATTGCAGCGGTGAGGTAGAAGAGAACATCCCTAACGAAGGGCGCGGGATCGACGGAGAAGGGCGCGGCGTAGATGGCGACGAAGCCGACGACGAGGGCGGAGACGAAGGTGCCGGCGGAGAGGATGGCGCCGAAGCCGGTGCGGTACTGGCCGGCTCGGAGGGCGGCGAGTGAGGAGAAGACGTCGGGGGCGCCGTTGCCGAGGGAGAGAAGCGTGACGGCGGCCATGCTGGGGGAGAGGGCGAGGTGGGAGGCGAGTTTGGTGGTGACGAGGGAGAAGTGGTGCTGGGCGGTGGTGATGAGGATGTAGAAGTGGAGGAGGAGGAATAGGGAGAGGGATGGGATAGAGAGAGCGGTGTGTTGGGGGAAGAAGCAGTGGTAGTTGAGGAGTCCATTGGATTTGGTGGAGCAGGCTGAGGGAGAGAGGAGTGACCTGCGTTGTGTGGCGATGGGAGAAGGAGGGTTTAAcgagaagaagatcaacacCAGGAGAAGGAGAATGGTGATCAGGATTAATTTCAACCATGCCAGAGCCATTCCTGTCGTGCCTTCTTTCTCGGCGTTTCCGCCATCTCAATCATCACCCTCCCTACTCCATCGCTCGGATGGGCCCCACCCTCTGTTCCGCGTTTCTTGCTTTAACAACCACACCACTATCAACAACACGGTTATGCATTCACACATTTTGTCACAATAAGTCACACCCCAAGATTCCTATATTAATAATTCAATTATgtataaatgttttaaaaaatatattatcgcaatttaataatattaaccgCGTACGTTTTCAACattcaaaatcaaatatttCGTAATATTTGGATTTAAGATTCAGACATACATAATAACATTCTTTAAAATTACAAGTTtcttatgataattttttttaaagaaaaaatttcttTGAATTATTGTAAACCAGATTTTGAAGGTTCCAATTTTTTCTAATTAACCCACCGTCCGCTTCTTAAAACATAGGTTTTTGGTGCTGGAGTGACTTTTAATTACCAGAAAAATGAGAACAATTTCGAAGTTTTCCAGGTATGCATGGCCTAAGTAGTTTCAACAGCTAAAGTGTTCACCGTagcattttttttcttggaGGAATGGAAAAAGTTCAGACCAATGCAAGAGAGAACTGAAGACCACAAGCAAACTTAGGATGTTCCAGTATTCACTTCCTCAATCTAGTTCTTTGAACTAACCTTCTATATCCGTTATAAAAAAAGGGTAAACGTTACAACAAAAAAACTAATATGACAAGGCATCATCATCTATACTCCACAGGCAGTCTGTAACCCGGCATGACTATTTTATCTGCAGACATTTTGCCAGTCTTAGGCATAACATGCCAGTGCATGGTAAGGTTATATTCTTTGCCACGCAAATTGCTTCCCTGGGAATGAAATAATAGAAAAGTTAAGTCCTAAAAAAATCTGAAGCAAATCACATTATTGAAAACATTCTTCTGGAGTTGTATACCTGGTCAATGAAGCGGTACTTGTTTGATGTGTGAATCCAAAACTTCGCATGCTCTTTAGTGGGAATGATACCATCCCATAAGGATATCTGTTAAATGGCATATCAAGAACCTTAGCAACATACATGACACAACAGATACCAGGATGGGAGAGATGCCGCATAATATGCAAAGCTTTCTGGGTGATATgaatagtattaaaaaaaaaactctgacGCTTAGTTAAACAGAAAAGCTATTTTATTTATGTACGAGTTCAAAACTTCTCCTGCTCTTTAGAGTGAATGACACCAACACATAGAGATATCTGTAAAATGGCATTCCAAGAACCTAAGCAACATACATGACGCAACACATACCAAAGA
Proteins encoded in this region:
- the LOC137831710 gene encoding cation/calcium exchanger 5 yields the protein MALAWLKLILITILLLLVLIFFSLNPPSPIATQRRSLLSPSACSTKSNGLLNYHCFFPQHTALSIPSLSLFLLLHFYILITTAQHHFSLVTTKLASHLALSPSMAAVTLLSLGNGAPDVFSSLAALRAGQYRTGFGAILSAGTFVSALVVGFVAIYAAPFSVDPAPFVRDVLFYLTAAMFLFYVYLSAEIFLWQAVGFVAFYVFFVGFVFYMDLGMADRTRKSSADLEGQLESDSDAVVSRSAEEEKRLSGVRGAFRLISKTWELPVETLLRLTIPQPATAQWSRFYASANIALCPLALLYACNSFMPFNHPIVFLLPNTHFPLWSIVFMTSFSLAFLHFIIEKEPPKTEHLPVVVMAFVMSVFWISTTAGELVNCLEAIGTLLKLPPALLGLTVLAWGNSVGDLVADVAVAKAGHPAMAMAGCFAGPMFNMLVGLGSALVIQTANIYPRAYQLNFHVGIVMAFVFLLLSLMGSLLVITWCRFRVPRFWGFCLVGVYVAFMAASLVISMF